GGATCGGGCAAGACCACATTGGTGGAAGCTCTCGCGCTGACGGCGGGGGCGGTGAACAGGGCGGGTCGCGTGGAGGACGGCGGCACCGTCTCCGACTACGACGAGATCGAACACCGGCAGAACCGTTCGGTGCAGCTCTCCCTGGTGCCCGTCCCATGGGACGGCATCAAGGTCAATCTCCTCGACACCCCCGGATACGCCGACTTCGTCGGGGAACTGAGGGCCGGTCTGCGAGCGGCGGACGCGGCCCTTTTCGTCGTCTCGGCCTCCGACGGCGTGGACGGCTCGACCCGCATGGTGTGGGAGGAGTGCGCGGCCGTCGGCATGCCGCGCGCGCTCGTGATCACCCACCTGGAGTCCGCGCGGGCGGACTTCGAGGCGATGACACGCACCTGTGCGGAGGCGTTCGGCGGGGACGACCCCGACGCCGTGCTCCCCCTGTACCTGCCGCTGCACGGCCCGCAGGGGCCGGACGGGCACGCGCCCGTGACCGGTCTGATCGGCCTGCTGTCGCAGAAGCTGTTCGACTACTCCTCCGGTGAGCGCAAGGAGTCCGAGCCGGGCGAGGACCAGCTGCCGCAGATCGAGGAGGCCCGCAACCGGCTGATCGAGGGGATCATCGCCGAGAGCGAGGACGAGACCCTCATGGACCGCTACCTCGGCGGTGAAGAGGTCGACGTCAAGACACTGATCGAGGACCTGGAGCGGGCCGTCGCGCGCGGTGTCTTCTTCCCTGTCCTCGCCGCCGCCCCCGCGGCCGGGGGCGCCAAGCAGGGGCTCGGCACGGTCGAGGTGCTGGAGCTCATCACCAGGGGCTTCCCGACGCCCTTCGAACACCCCACGCCCGGCGTCACCACCATCGACGGCACACCGCGCGAGGTGAAGGCCTGCGACACGGACGGCCCGCTGGTCGCGGAGGTCGTCAAGACGTCCTCCGACCCCTACGTCGGCCGGGTCTCCCTCGTCCGCATCTTCTCCGGCACCCTGCGCCCCGACGAGACGGTGCACGTCTCCGGCCACGGTCTGGCCGACCGCGGGCACGAGGACCACGACGTCGACGAACGCGTCGGGGCCCTGTCCACCCCGTTCGGCAAACAGCAGCGCCCGGTGACGCACGCCATCGCCGGCGACCTGGTGTGCGTGGCCAAGCTGAGCCGCGCGGAGACCGGCGACACCCTCTCGGCCAAGGACGACCCGCTCCTGATGGAGCCCTGGGAGATGCCCGACCCGCTGCTGCCGCTCGCCATCGAGGCACACAGCAAGGCCGACGAGGACAAGCTCTCGCAGGGCCTGAGCCGGCTGGTCGCCGAGGACCCGACCATGCGGCTCGAACAGAACCAGGACACCCACCAGGTGGTCCTGTGGTGCCTGGGCGAGGCACACGCCGACGTGGCGCTGGAGCGGCTGCGCAGCCGGTACGGCGTCCAGGTCGACGTCGTACCGCACAAGGTCTCCCTCCGGGAGACGTTCGCCGACAAGTCGGCGGGCCGCGGCCGGCATGTCAAGCAGTCCGGCGGACACGGGCAGTTCGCCATCTGCGCGATCGAGGTGGAGCCGCTGCCGGGCGGCTCGGGCATCGAGTTCGTGGACAAGGTCGTCGGCGGCGCGGTGCCCCGGCAGTTCATCCCCTCCGTCGAGAAGGGCGTGCGGGCCCAGGCAGCCAGGGGCATCGCGGCCGGCCACGCGCTCGTCGACGTACGGATCACGCTGGTCGACGGCAAGGCGCACTCGGTGGACTCCTCCGACGCCGCGTTCCAGACGGCCGGCGCGCTGGCGCTGCGGGAGGCGGCGGCGGACGCGAGGATCCACCTCCTCGAACCGGTGGCCGAGGTGAGCGTTCTGGTCGGCGACGACTACGTGGGCGCCGTGATGAGCGACCTGTCCGGGCGGCGCGGCCGGGTTCTCGGCACCGAGCAGACCAGCGGGAACCGCACCGTCGTCAGGGCCGAGGTGCCGGAGATCGAGATCGGACGCTACGCCGTCGACCTGCGCTCCCTGTCGCACGGCACGGCACGCTTCAACCGCTCCTACGCACGGCACGAACCCATGCCGCCGCAGATCGCCGAGAGGATTCGCGAAGAGGCGCGCGCCTCCTAGGAGTTGGCGCGGGACACACGACAAGTGGCTTTCCTGGAACGCTCCCCTCCGGGTCGGCGGGCGGCTTCGGCCGTCCGCCGACGAATGTCGGTGGCGGCGGATACGCTGAAGGCGGTGATCAAGTCGGGCCCGCATACCGGGACGGCCTGATCAACAGGTGTGCGGAGCAAGGAAGTCGGGAAGGCCGCAGGAGCGACCAGGCGGCGATCGGGGGCGGGCATGACGGTGGGAACCGGCTACGAGAGCGTCTTCGGACCACAGGTTCCTCGCTCGGGCGACGAGAGCCAGACAGCCACGTTCGCCCTCGCCTCAGCGGCGTACCGGGACAATCCGGTCGAGGAGATCGTCAAGGCCAACAACGAATGGCACGAGACCACGATCAAGGAGGGGCAGCGGTGGACCGGCGGCCTCTTCAAGCCCAACCTCGGTGAGGCGTTCTCCCGGGCCGTGATCGAGCGCATGATCGGCCCGGGACGCAAGCCCCTCATCCAGTCCTTCGGCACCGAACCGCAGGTCGTCGTCGACCACTGTCTCGCGGCCTACCGCCTGCGCCGGGAACGGGACAAAAAGCTGTCCGCCGTCATGGTGCTGTGCGGTGTGCTGTTCCTGCCCGGGCTCCTGGTCTGGCTGCTGGTCTTCACGATCCGCACCGGCATCGACAAGAACACCAACAAGAAGGCCTCCGCCCTCGCCACCGCCCTGCTCGTCGGCGTCGGCGCGCTCGCCGTCCTCTTCCTGGTCAAGATGCCGTTCACGGGCTTCTGGGGCTGGTACGCACGCGCGTGCGTGGTCCTTCCCGTCATCGGCTGGTTCTGGGCCAAGCAGATCTGCGATCGCTCGACGAGGGACCTGCGGGGCCGCTGGGACGGACTGATCGCGGGCAGCAGTGTCGGCGCCCAGGTCCCCGAAGCGGTGCCGAGCAGCCCCGGTGAGACCCAGGCCGAGCAACTGCGCCAGTCGCTGGCCAGGTTGAGCACCGAGCAGCAGTCCAACTCCGTCTTCTACGCCGGCCCCAAGGGCATCCTGGGCATGGGCACGCGCTGGGCCAGCTGGCAGCTCGCCGAGGACCTGACACCGGCCGACCCGGGCCGCGAGATCCACCCGTTCCGCAGCTGGGACGTCATCCGCGCCATCCACAAGCAGCTGGGCATGCTGGAGCGGAACACGATCAACACCGGCGGCTTCCCGAAGGCCTCCATACGCCACTGGATCGTCACGCCGATCGGGGAGAACGCCAAGGCGGTGGCCCGGACCGAGCAGTCCACGGACATCGAGGCGTTCCAGCACCGCGCCCACTCCATACAGGACATCTGCAACAAGCAGCAGTTCGGCAGCGGGGACCGGCACTACCTCGGGGTGCAGTGGACGCTGTGGGACGGCCAGTTGATCATCACGATGATGATCACCGTCACCGTGCTGCACCAGACGCTGCGCATCGAGGTGACCGGACACGCCCTGGGCCCGGTCAACCCGCTGTTCATGGGCAAGCCCGAGGACCCGACGAGGAACGTCCAGAGGTCGTTCCGGCCGTGGGAGACCCGCACGGTGAAGCTCCCGCTGGTCCCCACCAACGAGGTGGTACGCCTCGCCGTCCGCGCCCCGCTCTCCTGGTACCCGCCGCTGCTGAACTGGCTCGGCGGGACGATCGTCCTGCCCGAGCCGTTCGGTCTGCGGCACGTCTGGGCCGACAAGCCGTGGCGCCACCGCTTCATGGCCGACGACGCGATGCGCGCCGCGACGCCCGTGCTGCGCGTGGTGCACGCGGCGGCGATCAAGGTCCTGGAGGACAACGGCGTGGACACGGAGAAGTTCGGCAACCGGTCGGCGTTCCTCAGCACCGCGGTGCAGGACCCGTCACCGAGGAAGGCCGACCTGTACGACGCGTAGCCGCTTACGAGGGCCAGGCCTCCGCCAGCATCTTCCGGGTGTCGGCGAGCAGCTGCGGCAGCACCCGCGTGTGCCCGACGACCGGCATGAAGTTCGTGTCGCCGCCCCAGCGCGGGACGATGTGCTGGTGGAGGTGGGCGGCGATACCGGCGCCGGCCACCGTGCCCTGGTTCATCCCGATGTTGAAACCGTGGGCGCCGGACGCGGTGCGCAGCGCGGTCATCGCCTGCTTGGTGAGAGCGGCGAGCTCGATGGTCTCCGGCTCGGTCAGGTCCGTGTAGTCGGCGACATGCCGGTAGGGCACGACCATCAGATGGCCACCGTTGTACGGATACAGATTCAGCACGGCGTACACCTGCTCACCGCGCCGGACGATCAGACCGTCCTCGTCGGACTTGGCCGGAATGGAGCAGAAGGGACATCCGTCGTCGGCGCCTGGGCCGGTCGGCTTGTTCTCACCCTGGATGTAGGCCATCCGATGGGGCGTCCACAGACGCTGGAACGCGTCCTGGGTCCCCACTCCCCACTGCTGCTCCGGCTCACTCGTCATGCAGGGAAGCATATGGCTTCGCCCGTTCGCGGCGTGTCGCCGGGGTTGCGGCGAAACCCTCCGGGGCCGAGCTGGGCCGGTGGCTGATGGCAGGCCCAAGACCCGCTGGGAGCGGCGCACCGAGGTCCCTCTCGCCGTGGCATCACTGGTGCTCCTCGCCTCGTACGTGATCCAGGTCCTGGCGCATGATCTGCCGGACTACCGGCGAACCCTGTGTCTCGCCGCGACGCCGGCCGCGTGAGTGCTGTTCGCCGCCGACACGCCGTGCGCCGGCGGTCCAGCGGACAGCGACTGCGCTTCGTGCGGACGCACTGGCTGGACACCGTCGTGCCGGCGCTGCCCCTTCTCCGCCCCCTGCGGGTCGTGAAGGTCCACGAGGCCGTTCAGCGACGGCACGGCCGGCCCCGGCTCGCCCCGCACGCGCGCGTGATCGTGTTCGCGTGGCAGGACGACGAGAGGCCCCCGGGAAGCTGAGCCTCCCGGGGGCCTCTTGAGGGTCTTCGTCGACCCTGCGAGGGATCAGACCTGGACCCGCTCCTCGACGACCTTCGCGATCTTCGCGATGGCCTCGTCGAACGGGATGCCGTTCTCCTGGGAGCCGTCGCGGTAGCGGAAGGAGACCGAGCCGCCCGCCATGTCCTCGTCGCCCGCGATGACCATGAAGGGCACCTTCTGCTTCTGGGCGTTCCTGATCTTCTTCTGCATCCGGTCGGAGGAGGAGTCCACCTCGACCCGCAGACCCTGCTTCTTCGCCGCGGCGGCGAACTTCTCCAGGTACTCCACGTGCGCGTCCCCGATCGGGATGCCGGTCGCCTGGACCGGGGCCAGCCACGCCGGGAAGGCGCCCGCGTAGTGCTCCAGGAGGACAGCGAAGAACCGCTCGATGGAGCCGAACAGCGCGCGGTGGATCATGACCGGGCGCTGCTTGGAGCCGTCGGGGCCCGTGTACTCCAGGTCGAAGCGCTCCGGCAGGTTGAAGTCGAGCTGGATCGTCGACATCTGCCAGGTCCGGCCGATCGCGTCCTTGGTCTGGACGGAGATCTTCGGACCGTAGAACGCGGCGCCGCCCGGGTCCGGGACCAGCGGGAGGCCCTGCTTCTCGGCGACCTGGCGGAGGGTCTCCGTGGCCTCTTCCCAGACCTCGTCGGTGCCGACGAACTTCTCCGGGTCCTTGGTGGACAGCTCCAGGTAGAAGTCGGTCAGACCGTAGTCCCGCAGCAGGCCGAGGACGAAGGTGAGCGTCTTGTCGAGCTCCTCCGACATCTGCTCACGGGTGCAGTAGATGTGCGCGTCGTCCTGCGTGAAGCCACGCGCGCGGGTGAGTCCGTGCACGACCCCGGACTTCTCGTACCGGTACACGGTCCCGAACTCGAAGAGGCGCAGCGGCAGTTCACGGTACGAGCGGCCGCGCGCGTCGAAGATCAGGTTGTGCATCGGGCAGTTCATGGGCTTCAGGTAGTAGTCCACGCCCTCGTCGAGCTGCATGGGCGGGTACATGCCGTCGGCGTACCAGTCCAGGTGCCCGGACTGCTCGAAGAGCTTCCCCTTCGTCGCGTGCGGGGTGTAGACGAACTCGTAGCCCTCCTCCTCGTGGCGGCGGCGCGAGTAGTCCTCCATGACCCGGCGGATGATGCCGCCCTTGGGGTGGAAGACGGCGAGGCCGGAGCCGATCTGCTCCGGGATGGAGAACAGGTCGAGTTCGGAACCGAGCTTGCGGTGGTCGCGCTTCTCGGCCTCGGCGAGGAAGTCGAGGTGGGCCTTCAGCTCGTCCTTGGAGGGCCAGGCGGTGCCGTAGATGCGCTGGAGCATCGGGTTCTTCTCGCTGCCGCGCCAGTAGGCGGCCGCGTTGCGCATCAGCTTGAACGCCGGGATGTTCCGGGTGGTGGGCAGGTGGGGACCGCGGCAGAGGTCCTTCCAGCACAGGTCGCCGGTCTTGGCGTCGAGGTTGTCGTAGATCGTCAGCTCACCGGCGCCGACCTCGACGTCCGCGCCGTCGTCGGAGGAGGCCGAGCCCTTGAGACCGATCAGCTCCAGCTTGTACGGCTCGGCGGCCAGTTCCTCGCGGGCGTCCTCGTCGGTCACCACACGGCGGGAGAAGCGCTGCCCCCGCTTCTGGATCTCCTGCATCTTCTTCTCGATGGCCTTGAGATCCTCGGGCGTGAACGGCTTCTCGACGTCGAAGTCGTAGTAGAAGCCGTCCTTGACCGGCGGGCCGATGCCCAGCTTGGCCTCGGGGAAGAGCTCCTGCACGGCCTGCGCCATGACGTGGGCGGTGGAGTGGCGCAGGATGTCGAGACCGTCCTTGGAGGAGATCTCGACGCCCTCGACCTCGTCGCCCTCGGCGACGACGTACGCGAGGTCCTTCAGCTCACCGGCCACGCGCGCGGCGATGATCGAGCGCTCGCCGGCGAAGAGCTCGGCGGCCGTAGTGCCCGTCGTCACCGTGCGCTCTTCCCGCTCGGAATCGCGTTGGATGATCACACGGACGTCTGACACCGGTCTCTCCTGACTGAAGGTGGATGCGGGCGCCGTACCGTGAGCGCGCGCAATAGGGGATCGTACCGACCCCGGACCCGCCTCCGCGAAATCAGTCCCCTGCGGGGGCCTCCCCGCAGGCCTCCTCGAAGAAGTCGAGATTCTCCTGGAGGGACTTCATCAGCCGGTCCCGCTCCGCCTCGTCCACCTGCACGGGCGCGACCCCGGAGGCTCCGGTGAGCCGGCGGAACCCGCCCCGGCTCTCCAGCCGGCCGTGCACCCGCACCGGCAGCCCGACGAGGTGCGCGTGCCCCGCGATCCGGTACGCCTCCTCGTCCAGGGTGAGCCGGATGTGCGGCACCTCGGCGCCCGCGATCACCCTGAGCCGTACGCTGCCGTCCCCGCGCGGCCCCGACCGGCGCATCCGCACCACCGCGCCGGTGATCCGCACCGGCACGGACGGCTCCTCGCGGAGATAGCGGGCCCCGGCCTCGCGCAGCACCGGCAGGTCGCCGGGCGAGAACTCGACGGGCTCGACCCCCGCGGCGCAGCCCGCCGGCACCCCGGCGGCCGGTGCCCACTCGACGGCGATGCGCGCGCCCTCGGTCCCGCGCACGAGGGCGATCAGCGCCTCGGTGAGCTCGCGGCTGACGCCCGCCTCGACGGCGCCGTCGAAGGCGTCCATGCCACCGGTGGCGCGCTGGTAGTCGATGGCCTCGCGGGCGGCGTACAGGGCCTGGTGGAGGCGTACGGCCAGGGGGCGCCCGTTGCCCACGGGCACGAAGGCGGTGAGGCCGCCGCCGGTCGCCGTACCGACGAGCACGCTCTCCATGAGCGTGGCGGCGGCGCGGCGGTGGCGGGCGCCGTAGTACCCGGCACGCGCGCGGGTGGCGAGCGCGCCGGCGAGCAGCATCTGGCGGGCGGCGGCGCGCAGTTGTTCCTCCACCGTCCAGGGCGCGGTGCCGCCCGGTCCGGTCGGCGCGTCCCGCCACCAGCGGATCTCGTCGCTGGGGACGGCGAGGCCGACGAGGACTTCGCGGGCGGAGGGCGTGCCGCTGCGGGCGAGGGCGACGAGCGCCTCGCCGAGCAGGTCGTCGCTGTCGGGGAAGGCGCGGCTCTCGGGCACCAGCAGGCTGGTCCCGCCGGTGCCCTGACCGGGCGGGGTCCAGCGGCCGTAGCGTCCGGGGGCGCCGCCGCGGCGCTGCCAGCCGTGGCGGTGCAGCAGGGCGGCGAGGACGGCGGGGTCGACCTCGTCGGGCTCGGGGGCGCGGTCCCAGGCGGCGTCGGCCGGGTGCGGCCGCACGGGCCGCAGTGCCTCCTCCAGGGGGCGGTGGGTCATGGTCTGCCTCCCGTGCCGACCCGCGTCATGATCTCGCACAGCGCCCGGTCGTCGAAGATGCGTGAGGTCGGTATCCGCACGGTGGTGCGGGTGCGGCCGGTGATCGGGTGGCCGGCCAGGTTGACCCAGTAGCAGCAGTGCCGGAGGTCGAGCCGGTCGTGGCTGGCGCGCAGCCAGTCGTCCTGGGATCTCGGCACGAGCATGACGACAAGGATCTTGTGCACCGAGACGGGGGTGCGCGCGAGCTTGCGCAGATGGTCGTTGTCGAGCGTGAAGGAGAAGAACCGTCCCGGGGGGTTCGGCGCGACCTGGTACGTGCACTTGAGCTGCACCTTGATGGTGACCTCGTCGTCGACGGTGTGCCCGGGCGAGCCATGGCTGACGTGCCAGTCGATCCCGTTGTCCGGGAAGGGCTGCGACAACGAGCAGCCGGCCGCCGCGGCGACGGCGTGCAGATAGCCCACCTGCAAGGTTTCCATGCAGGCGGTGGTGGCGAGTGTGCCGCGAAGGGGGCCCGTGCGCTCGGGCAGCAGCCCGCCCCGCTCGGGCTGCGCTATCGCCATGACCAACAGCCTTCCACGTTCGGTGAATCCGCACCGCGGGTCGCTGAACTGCAAGGACCCGTATTCCTGTTGTGTCCTTCCGGCGTACGGCGCAAACAGCCCGGGTATCACCAAACAGGCAGAAGACGGTGCGTCAGCTGCCGTGGGTGAACGAGGGGTTGAGTGGAATGACGTGCTGGTACGAAGGGCCCCTGGCCGCCTTCGACACGGAGACCACGGGTGTCGACGTCGAGACCGACCGGATCGTGTCGGCCGCCGTCGTCGTCCAGGACGCCCCGGGGACCCGGCCGCGGGTGACCCGGTGGCTGGTGAACCCGGGTGTTCCGGTGCCGGAGGCGGCGACGGAGGTGCATGGACTGACGGACGACCATCTGCAGCGCAACGGCCGCTGGCCGGCGCCGGTGATGTACGAGATAGCGGAACACCTGACCGAACAGGCCGCCGCGGGCCGCCCGCTGGTGGTCATGAACGCGCCGTTCGATCTGACCATCCTGGACCGGGAGTTGCGTCGCCATCGGGCTTCGTCGCTGGACCGCTGGTTCGAGTCGTCGCGGCTGCTGGTGCTGGACCCGAGGGTCCTCGACAAACATCTGGACCGCTACCGCAAGGGCCGTCGCACGCTGACGGACCTGTGCGCGCACTACGAGGTCACGCTGGACGGCGCGCACGACGCGGGCGCGGACGCGCTGGCCGCGCTGGATGTCGTGCGGGCCGTGGGGCGCCGTTTCGCGGCCCGGCTCGAGCGGCTGAGCGCGGGCGAGCTGCACGCGCTCCAGACCGGGTGGCACGCGGCGCAGGCACGAGGGCTGCAGGCGTGGTTCGCGCGCAGTGGGACCCCGGAGGTGGTGGACACGGCGTGGCCGCTGCGTCCGGAGCTGCCCGCGGCGGCCGCCTGAGCAGGGCCTCGACACAAAGAAGCCGGTCCGCGTGACGCGGACCGGCTTTCTCCCGGTGGGCGATACTGGGTTCGAACCAGTGACCTCTTCGGTGTGAACGAAGCGCTCTCCCACTGAGCTAATCGCCCGGGAACGGACTGAACAATACAGGTCCCCGCGCCCTTCCTTCAAACCGCTTCCAAGTACGCGGCCAGGCCCCGTTGTCCGGCCCGCATCATCAGCCAGTGGTTGGCGCGGAACACCGGCCGTCCGGGCACGGCTAGGCGCCTCAAAAGCGGCTTGTTCACGTCGACGACCTGCTCGTAGCGGGCGAGGCTGCGCGCCTCGTCCCCGTCGATCGTCCAGCGCGCCCATCCCTCCAGGTCCCCGGTCATGGCGATCTCCAGCACTCCGGCCGCCCGGTCGCGCCGCACCTCTCGCGCGGTGAAGACCAGGTCATAGGGCAGGGTGGCCCGGATCGTGATGACGCCGGTGGTGTCGTCGAGACGGTCGACCCCGCGGACCTGGGGCCACCAGCGGGGGTAGTCCTCGGCCTGTTCCAGGGCGTCGTAGACGGTGGCGGGCGGCGCGCTCAGGTCCCACTGCGTACGGAAGCGGTAATGGGTCCAGTCCATGCACAGAGTCTGCCCGCACGGATCTGAGTACGGTCTGAGTACGCGCACTCATGTCCTCCGAGGTGATGCGGACCACACTCCAAGGCATGACGCACATTCCGCCCCCGGCCGAGGAGCTGCGGCTCCTCGATGCCGAACTGTGGCAACTCGACCGCCGCCGGGCCCAGTTGCTGGCCCGCCGGGCGTGGCTCATCGCCGCGCTGCAGCCGCGGCCGACGACGCGGCCGGCCGCCGTGGCCTCGCCTCGCCCGGAGACCAGCGCGCCCGGCGTGCAGAACCTCCTCCTGCTGCTGGGCGGTGTCCTGCTCACGATCGCCGCGATGGTGTTCACGCTGGTCAGCTGGGGCCACCTGGGGATCGCCGGCCGCGGTCTGGTGCTCGGCGCGCTCACGCTGGCCGCGCTCGCCGCTCCGCTGCCCCTGGTGAAGCGCGGGCTGCGCTCGACGGCCGAGGCGGTGGCGGGCCTGGGTCTGGCGCTGACGGTGCTCGACGCGTACGCCCTGTACGAGGTCGCCCTGCCCGGGACGGGCGGCGCGGGCTACACCGCGGCCGCGTCGGCGCTGCTGGCGGGGCTCTGGCTGGCGTACGGCCTGCTGCCGCGGGCGGCGGAGCTGCGTCTGCCCCTCCCTGCCGCGCTGGCCGCGGCCCAACTCCCGCTGTTCTTCTGGGCGGTCTCGTCCTCCGCGGGCGCCCACGGCATCGTGGCCGCGCTGCTGGTGACGGCCGCGTTCGACACAGGTGTCGCACTCCGGGTGACGACCAGGTCCGTACGGGTCGTCGCCGCCGTCGGCGGGTACGGCCTGGGCTCCTCGGGCGCACTGACGGCCGGCTGGTTGTCCTGGACGGCCACCGGTCCGAGCGCCGCCGCCCGTGCGGCGGCGCTCATCCTCCTCGCGGCGGCGATCGCCCTGGGCGCGGCCTGGCGCGGCGGCCTGGGCAAGGGCCACGCCGTCGGCCTCGCCGTGACCTCGGGTCTCCTCGCGGTCGCCGCGCTGGGCGGCGCGGTCCGCCCCGCGGTGCCGGACGCGTGGACGGTTCCGGTGCAGCTCGCCTGCGGGATCGCCCTGTTGGCGGCCGTGCGGACCGGGCGGCTGCCGGAGGCGGTACGCGAGGGACTGGCCTGGTCCTCCGCCGTCGTGCAGGGGCTCGCGGTGCTGTGGGCGCTGCCGCTCGTGGCGATCACCCTGCTGGGGCCGGTCGCCTGGACGTTCCGGGCCTGGTCCGGGGCGCCGGCGACCATGCGTGAGGCGGTGACGGTGGACGTGCCCTGGCCGCCGGACATGGCGGCGGCACCGCTCGTCCTGGTGGCCGTCGCGGCGGTGCTCGCCCTGGCGTTCAGGAACACCGACCGGCACGCCCGAGCCCTGACCGGCGCGCTGGTGCTCACCTGGGCCGCGGCCCTGACGGTTCCGGCGGTCCTCGAACTCCCCTACACGACCGGACTGTTGGCGCTCGGCGCCCTGACGGCGGTCGCGCTCGCCGCCCCGTACGGGCAGCCGACGGCGACGATCCTCGCCCTCGCCACCTCCGCCGACCTCGCCTTCACCGCGCTGGCCTCACAGACGGCGACCCTCACCGCGCTCGGCGCCCTCACCGCCTTCTTCGCGGCGGTCTCCTGGCGGCTCACGTCCGTCACGGCCCCGGCCGCCCTCGCGTACGCCACCGCGCTGGCCTGCGCGACGGGAGCGGCCGCGGACTGGCCGCCGCAGCACACCGCGCTGCTGGTCCTGGTGGTCCCGGTGGCCGCGGCCCTGATCGCGCCGCGCGTGACCGAGCGGATCCCCCTCGAGGTGGCGGGTGCCGTCGCCGGACTGCTCGCCATCGGACTCGCCGCGACCGACCTGCCGATGCTCGCCCTGGTACTTGCCCTGTGCGCGGTGATCGCAGCGGGCACGGCGATCCGCCCGGACCGCCGCCCTGTGGGCTACGCGGCCGCCGTCCTGTTCGTCCTGGCGACCTGGGTACGTCTGGCGGCCTGGGAGGTCGACATGCCCGAGGCGTACACGATCCCGGTGACCGTCCCGGCGCTGGTCGTCGGCTTCCTGCGGCTGCGCCGCGACCCCCTGACCTCGTCCTGGACGGCCTTCGGCCCCGGCCTCGCCGCCACGCTCCTGCCGAGCCTCGCAGCGGCCTGGACCGACCCGCACTGGACCCGCCCCCTCCTGCTGGGCCTGGCCGCCCTCTCCCTGACCCTGCTGGGCGCCGGCCACAACCTCCGCGCACCCCTCCTGCTGGGCGGCACGGTCCTGGCCCTGGACGCGCTGCACGAACTCGCCCCGTACATCGTCCAGGTGACCGACGCCCTCCCCCGCTGGGTACTTCCCGCCCTCGCCGGCCTCCTGCTGCTGGCACTGGGAGCGACGTACGAGCAGCGCATCAGGAACGTCCGCAGGGCGCGGGAGATCCTGGGGCGGATGAACTAGCCCCGGGGCGTGGGGAACTGCGCGACCAGCCGCAACGGTCGCGCAGTTCCCCACGCCCTCAACCCCTACGAAGGCATCTTGTCTCCGAGCAGCGCCAGGTTCTCGATGGCCGCGAGCCCGTACAAGGCGGTGTCGTTCGTGGACACCCAAGCCGCCTCACTGCCCGGCACCAACGCCACCGGCCCGCTCAGCTTCTCCGTCTTCCAGGGCGCCGACTCCTTGTACCCGTCGGAGTTGTAGAACTTGTCCCACGCCCGCTTGGCGAGCTTCTCGTCCCCGGTCTGCACGGCCGCGTACGCGTCGAGCCGCGAGTGCCCCTGGAACAGCAGCAGCGAGCCGAAGTTGGACCCGTACCGCGCCGCCTGCTCGGCCTTGGTGGCGTTGAAGTAGCGGCAGTAGTCGTAGTACGCCTCGTTGAACTTCGGGATGTCGACGAGGTCGATGAGCTCGGCACACAGCTCGTTGAGCCCGAAGACCGCGGAGAGGTGCGAGACCCCGACCACGGGTGCCGAGGCGACCGCGAACTTACCGGTGTCGAGGTCGTAGAGCCCGGTCCCCTGGACGAACCCGTTCGGCTGGGCGGCGATCGTCTCCATGGTCGACAGCACGCGCGCCTTGGCCTTCTCCCACTTCGGGCCCTTGCGCTCCCACTCGGTCAGCCACGCCGACACGAGCCCGCTCCAGTCCGTGCCGAAGCCGATCGACAGCGCGTGCCGGTCGGGGGTGTACGGCTCGGTGCGGATCTTGCGGATCGGGTCGAGGACGAGGAAGGTCTCGTCGGAGTCGACGTTGGCGTGCATGAGGTCGCCGACGCGCTCGTCCGCGGTGAGGAAGTAGTAGTAGCGGCGGTACGTCGTGTTGGCGATGCGCTGCTGCTTGGCGCTGTCGGCGTAGTGCTGCACGCCGTGCCGGGTGCCGAGCCCGGCCCACTTGCCCAGGTGGTAGACGTCGACCTCTCCGGTGTGGCGGGTCATCGCCTCGGCGAACCGGAAGATGTCCGCGCGGCCCGAGCGGATGTACGCGAACCAGAGCCAGAGGTCCGGCGACAGCTCGGAGTTGTCCCAGGCGTAGCCGCCGACGTCGTACCGCCACTGGTGGCGCACCGTGTCGTAGGTGTGCATG
Above is a window of Streptomyces sp. NBC_00490 DNA encoding:
- a CDS encoding 3'-5' exonuclease, coding for MTCWYEGPLAAFDTETTGVDVETDRIVSAAVVVQDAPGTRPRVTRWLVNPGVPVPEAATEVHGLTDDHLQRNGRWPAPVMYEIAEHLTEQAAAGRPLVVMNAPFDLTILDRELRRHRASSLDRWFESSRLLVLDPRVLDKHLDRYRKGRRTLTDLCAHYEVTLDGAHDAGADALAALDVVRAVGRRFAARLERLSAGELHALQTGWHAAQARGLQAWFARSGTPEVVDTAWPLRPELPAAAA
- a CDS encoding SRPBCC family protein, producing the protein MDWTHYRFRTQWDLSAPPATVYDALEQAEDYPRWWPQVRGVDRLDDTTGVITIRATLPYDLVFTAREVRRDRAAGVLEIAMTGDLEGWARWTIDGDEARSLARYEQVVDVNKPLLRRLAVPGRPVFRANHWLMMRAGQRGLAAYLEAV
- a CDS encoding SCO7613 C-terminal domain-containing membrane protein, which codes for MTHIPPPAEELRLLDAELWQLDRRRAQLLARRAWLIAALQPRPTTRPAAVASPRPETSAPGVQNLLLLLGGVLLTIAAMVFTLVSWGHLGIAGRGLVLGALTLAALAAPLPLVKRGLRSTAEAVAGLGLALTVLDAYALYEVALPGTGGAGYTAAASALLAGLWLAYGLLPRAAELRLPLPAALAAAQLPLFFWAVSSSAGAHGIVAALLVTAAFDTGVALRVTTRSVRVVAAVGGYGLGSSGALTAGWLSWTATGPSAAARAAALILLAAAIALGAAWRGGLGKGHAVGLAVTSGLLAVAALGGAVRPAVPDAWTVPVQLACGIALLAAVRTGRLPEAVREGLAWSSAVVQGLAVLWALPLVAITLLGPVAWTFRAWSGAPATMREAVTVDVPWPPDMAAAPLVLVAVAAVLALAFRNTDRHARALTGALVLTWAAALTVPAVLELPYTTGLLALGALTAVALAAPYGQPTATILALATSADLAFTALASQTATLTALGALTAFFAAVSWRLTSVTAPAALAYATALACATGAAADWPPQHTALLVLVVPVAAALIAPRVTERIPLEVAGAVAGLLAIGLAATDLPMLALVLALCAVIAAGTAIRPDRRPVGYAAAVLFVLATWVRLAAWEVDMPEAYTIPVTVPALVVGFLRLRRDPLTSSWTAFGPGLAATLLPSLAAAWTDPHWTRPLLLGLAALSLTLLGAGHNLRAPLLLGGTVLALDALHELAPYIVQVTDALPRWVLPALAGLLLLALGATYEQRIRNVRRAREILGRMN